From a single Staphylococcus epidermidis genomic region:
- the thrB gene encoding homoserine kinase: MEEVLKLKIPASTANLGVGFDSIGMALDKYLHMSIRKIERANWEFLYYSSELEGLPKDENNYIYQTALNVARKYNVTLPSLQIEMRSDIPLARGLGSSASALVGALFIANYFGNIQLSKYELLQLATEIEGHPDNVAPTIYGGLIAGFYNPITKITDVARIEVPHVDIILTIPPYELRTEDSRRVLPDTFSHKGAVQNSAISNTMICALIQHKYKLAGKMMEQDGFHEPYRQHLIPEFNQVRKLSRQHDAYATVISGAGPTILTLCPKEKSGKLVRTLREKINNCASELVTINEIGVKDEVVYLKS, encoded by the coding sequence ATGGAGGAAGTTTTAAAACTTAAAATCCCTGCATCAACCGCGAATCTAGGTGTAGGTTTTGACTCAATTGGTATGGCATTGGATAAATATTTGCATATGTCTATACGTAAGATTGAAAGAGCTAATTGGGAATTTCTATATTATAGTTCAGAACTAGAAGGTTTACCTAAAGATGAGAATAATTATATTTATCAAACTGCTCTAAATGTTGCGCGTAAATACAATGTTACACTTCCAAGCTTGCAAATTGAAATGAGAAGTGATATTCCATTAGCTAGAGGACTAGGTTCATCTGCTTCTGCATTAGTCGGTGCTCTTTTTATTGCTAATTACTTTGGTAATATTCAATTATCTAAATACGAATTGTTACAACTAGCGACTGAAATTGAGGGACACCCTGATAATGTAGCACCTACAATATATGGAGGTTTGATTGCAGGTTTTTATAATCCAATAACTAAAATAACAGATGTTGCTAGAATAGAAGTTCCGCACGTAGATATAATTTTAACTATACCTCCATATGAGCTTCGTACAGAAGACTCTAGAAGGGTCTTACCCGATACATTTTCACATAAAGGTGCTGTGCAAAATAGTGCCATTAGTAACACTATGATTTGTGCTCTCATTCAGCATAAATATAAACTTGCTGGAAAGATGATGGAACAAGATGGTTTTCATGAACCATATAGGCAACACCTTATTCCAGAATTCAATCAAGTACGTAAACTATCACGTCAACATGATGCATATGCAACTGTTATAAGTGGAGCTGGACCTACGATACTCACTCTTTGTCCAAAAGAAAAAAGTGGTAAATTAGTTAGAACACTACGTGAGAAAATTAATAATTGTGCTTCAGAACTAGTAACAATTAATGAAATAGGTGTTAAAGATGAAGTGGTGTACCTAAAGTCCTAA
- the thrC gene encoding threonine synthase, whose translation MKRWQGLVKEFKEYLPVNQSTPALTLNEGHTPLIYCENLSQKLDIELYVKYEGANPTGSFKDRGMVMAVTKAKEQGKKVVICASTGNTSASAAAYAARAGLKAIVVIPEGKIALGKLSQAVMYGAEIVSIEGNFDEALEIVKEIAEENDEIELVNSVNPFRIEGQKTGAFEIVEQLDGQAPDILAIPVGNAGNITAYWQGFVEYHNKKNTQLPQMFGFQAEGASPIVQNKIIKNPETIATAIRIGNPASWQKAVNALDESNGLIDSVIDEEILEAYQLMTTNEGVFSEPASNASIAGLIKLHRSGKLPKGKKIVAILTGNGLKDPDTAISLLDNPIQPLPNNKESIIRYIKGAI comes from the coding sequence ATGAAAAGATGGCAAGGATTAGTTAAAGAATTTAAAGAATATTTACCAGTCAATCAATCTACACCAGCACTAACACTCAATGAAGGACATACACCACTTATTTATTGTGAAAATCTTTCTCAAAAATTAGATATTGAATTATATGTTAAATATGAAGGAGCAAATCCGACTGGCTCATTTAAAGATCGTGGTATGGTTATGGCTGTAACAAAGGCAAAAGAACAAGGGAAAAAAGTTGTTATTTGTGCTTCAACTGGTAATACTTCAGCATCAGCAGCTGCTTATGCTGCAAGAGCTGGTTTAAAAGCAATTGTCGTAATTCCTGAAGGTAAAATAGCATTAGGTAAATTATCACAAGCAGTTATGTATGGTGCAGAAATTGTTTCTATAGAAGGAAACTTCGATGAAGCACTAGAAATTGTAAAAGAGATTGCTGAAGAAAATGATGAAATTGAATTAGTTAATTCTGTTAATCCATTTAGGATTGAAGGACAAAAGACGGGTGCCTTTGAAATTGTTGAACAGTTAGATGGTCAAGCCCCTGACATTTTAGCAATACCAGTGGGAAATGCAGGTAATATAACTGCTTATTGGCAAGGATTTGTTGAATATCATAATAAAAAGAATACACAATTACCACAAATGTTTGGCTTCCAAGCAGAAGGAGCATCTCCAATTGTTCAAAATAAAATAATCAAAAATCCAGAAACAATAGCTACAGCTATCCGAATAGGGAATCCTGCTAGTTGGCAAAAAGCTGTTAATGCACTAGATGAATCAAATGGTTTAATTGATAGTGTGATAGATGAAGAAATTTTAGAAGCTTATCAGTTAATGACAACAAATGAAGGTGTTTTTAGTGAACCAGCGAGTAATGCTTCAATTGCAGGTCTAATCAAACTTCATCGCTCTGGTAAGTTACCTAAAGGTAAAAAGATAGTTGCAATATTAACTGGGAATGGACTTAAAGATCCTGACACAGCTATTTCTCTCTTAGATAATCCTATTCAACCTTTACCTAATAATAAAGAAAGTATAATTAGATACATCAAAGGGGCAATCTAG
- a CDS encoding homoserine dehydrogenase: MKELNIALLGLGTVGSGVVKIIEENRQQIKDTINKDIVIKHILVRDKSKKRPLNISQYHLTEDINDILNDNSIDIVVEVMGGIEPTVDWLRTALKNKKHVITANKDLLAIHLKLLEDLAEENGVALKFEASVAGGIPIVNAINNGLNANNISKFMGIFNGTSNFILSKMTHEQTTFKDALEEAQRLGFAEADPTDDVEGVDAARKVVITSYLSFNQVIKLNDVKSVGISDITLADINAASALNYKIKSIGKGTYENGYVNASVEPTLIHKNHQLAAVENEYNAIYVIGDAVGDTMFYGKGAGSLATGSAVVSDLLNVALFFESNLHTLPPHFELKTEETKEMMDGAEPVVIQEKSNYYIVISNNNKSLEKVEYDIKKKLPFHKSLQLVERDQDTYAIIVTGIETSPEKVLNQSGFNIKKVYPVEGV; this comes from the coding sequence ATGAAAGAGTTAAATATCGCATTACTTGGTTTGGGAACAGTCGGATCAGGTGTTGTAAAGATTATTGAAGAGAATAGACAACAGATTAAAGACACCATCAATAAGGATATTGTCATTAAACATATTCTAGTCCGAGATAAATCTAAGAAACGTCCGTTAAATATTAGTCAATATCATCTTACAGAAGATATTAATGACATCTTAAATGACAATTCTATTGATATAGTCGTTGAAGTTATGGGTGGTATTGAACCTACTGTTGATTGGTTAAGAACAGCCCTTAAAAATAAAAAACATGTGATTACAGCAAATAAGGATTTACTAGCTATCCATTTAAAATTATTAGAAGACTTAGCTGAAGAAAATGGCGTCGCTCTTAAATTTGAAGCAAGTGTGGCAGGTGGTATCCCTATTGTCAATGCTATTAATAACGGACTGAATGCAAATAATATTTCTAAATTTATGGGAATATTTAACGGAACTTCTAACTTTATTCTCTCAAAAATGACTCATGAACAAACAACTTTTAAAGATGCGTTAGAAGAAGCACAAAGATTAGGATTTGCTGAAGCTGATCCAACAGATGATGTAGAAGGTGTAGATGCTGCAAGAAAGGTAGTTATTACATCTTATTTATCTTTTAACCAAGTCATTAAACTGAATGATGTTAAATCGGTAGGAATTAGTGACATTACATTAGCAGACATCAATGCAGCAAGCGCATTAAATTATAAAATTAAATCAATAGGTAAAGGTACATATGAAAATGGATATGTGAATGCTTCTGTGGAACCGACACTGATACATAAGAATCACCAACTTGCAGCTGTAGAGAACGAATACAATGCAATATATGTTATAGGTGATGCTGTTGGCGATACAATGTTTTATGGTAAAGGTGCAGGTAGTTTAGCAACAGGAAGTGCAGTTGTAAGTGATTTATTAAATGTGGCACTTTTCTTTGAATCAAACTTACACACTTTACCACCTCATTTTGAATTAAAGACAGAGGAAACTAAAGAAATGATGGATGGTGCAGAACCAGTGGTTATTCAAGAGAAATCTAATTACTATATAGTAATTAGTAACAATAATAAATCTTTGGAGAAAGTTGAATATGACATTAAAAAGAAATTACCATTCCATAAATCGTTGCAACTTGTTGAGAGGGATCAAGATACTTATGCAATTATCGTTACTGGAATAGAAACATCTCCAGAAAAAGTTCTAAATCAATCAGGATTTAATATCAAGAAAGTTTATCCTGTAGAGGGAGTTTAA
- a CDS encoding aspartate kinase, protein MKVAKFGGSSVSTAEQIKKVLTIVNEDPERKIIIVSAPGKRHNDDIKTTDLLIRLYEKVLNKLNYESKKQEIIQRYADIVEELGIGNDILITINDTLEEYIKHLSDKPNRLYDALLSCGENFNAQLIAQYNNSQGIPTRYISPKEAGLTVTDLPQQAQILDSAYNEIYKLRDYDEKLIIPGFFGVSKQNYIVTFPRGGSDITGAIIARGVRASLYENFTDVSGIYKANPNIINNPELIEEITYREMRELSYAGFGVFHDEALQPLYKDRIPVVIKNTNRPNDKGTYILHDREIDSKNVISGISCDKGFTVINIKKYLMNRLVGFTRKILGVLEEFNISFDHMPSGIDNISIIMRTNQIQGKESQVLNAIRKRCEVDELSIDHDLAVLMIVGEGMNQVVGTASKITHALSESNINLIMINQGASEISMMFGIHEADAEKAVLSTYEFCYNGVCLKNLCK, encoded by the coding sequence ATGAAAGTTGCTAAGTTTGGTGGAAGTTCTGTATCAACTGCAGAACAAATTAAAAAGGTATTAACTATAGTGAATGAAGACCCTGAACGTAAAATCATTATCGTTTCAGCTCCAGGCAAAAGGCATAATGACGACATTAAAACTACTGATTTATTAATTCGTCTCTATGAAAAAGTACTTAATAAATTAAATTATGAAAGTAAAAAACAAGAAATTATCCAAAGATATGCTGATATAGTAGAAGAATTAGGTATAGGAAATGACATTTTAATAACAATTAATGACACTTTAGAGGAATACATTAAACATCTTTCTGACAAACCTAACCGTTTATATGATGCTTTATTATCTTGTGGCGAAAATTTTAATGCTCAATTAATAGCCCAGTATAATAATAGTCAAGGTATTCCTACTCGTTATATTTCTCCTAAAGAAGCTGGATTAACTGTAACTGATTTACCACAGCAAGCTCAAATTTTAGATTCCGCATATAATGAAATATACAAATTGCGTGATTATGATGAAAAGCTAATTATTCCTGGTTTTTTCGGAGTTTCAAAGCAAAATTATATCGTTACGTTTCCACGCGGTGGTTCTGACATAACTGGTGCTATCATAGCACGTGGCGTCCGAGCCTCACTTTATGAGAACTTCACTGATGTATCAGGAATATATAAAGCTAATCCGAATATCATAAATAATCCTGAACTCATAGAGGAAATAACTTATAGAGAAATGCGAGAGCTATCTTATGCAGGATTTGGAGTTTTTCACGATGAAGCTCTACAACCTTTATACAAAGATCGAATTCCCGTAGTTATCAAAAATACTAATCGTCCAAATGATAAAGGGACCTACATTTTACATGACCGTGAAATCGATTCTAAAAATGTCATTAGTGGAATTAGTTGTGATAAAGGCTTTACTGTGATTAATATTAAAAAATATTTAATGAATAGATTAGTTGGATTTACACGAAAGATTCTTGGCGTTTTAGAAGAATTTAATATATCATTTGACCACATGCCTTCTGGTATTGATAACATAAGTATTATCATGCGTACAAATCAAATTCAAGGTAAAGAAAGTCAAGTTCTTAATGCCATACGCAAACGTTGTGAAGTTGATGAATTAAGTATCGACCATGATTTAGCAGTACTAATGATTGTTGGTGAAGGTATGAATCAAGTTGTTGGTACAGCTAGTAAAATTACTCACGCCCTTTCAGAATCAAACATTAATTTAATAATGATTAACCAAGGTGCTTCTGAAATTTCAATGATGTTTGGAATTCATGAAGCAGATGCTGAAAAAGCAGTATTATCTACGTACGAATTTTGTTACAACGGTGTTTGTTTAAAAAATTTGTGTAAATAA
- the nucI gene encoding thermonuclease NucI — translation MKSKKMSSLLVVAMIGILVIIFQFVNHSGPFSGSESQHQSDNSNLNGKDKVYVKRVVDGDTFVAQKNGEEIKVRLIGVDTPETVKPNTPVQPYGKQASNYTKKYLTHQNVYLEYDKEKTDRYGRTLAYVWLKNGDMFNESLVKKGLAREKYFSPNGKYRDTFVNAQEEAKKRKLNIWS, via the coding sequence TTGAAATCTAAGAAAATGTCATCGCTTTTAGTAGTAGCGATGATAGGAATACTTGTAATTATTTTCCAGTTTGTAAACCATTCTGGACCGTTTAGTGGTTCAGAATCTCAACATCAATCAGATAATTCCAATTTAAATGGTAAAGACAAAGTATATGTGAAACGAGTTGTAGATGGTGATACATTTGTTGCTCAAAAAAATGGAGAGGAAATTAAAGTCAGATTAATTGGTGTAGATACGCCAGAGACTGTTAAACCTAATACGCCAGTTCAACCATATGGTAAACAAGCATCTAATTATACGAAGAAGTATCTCACGCATCAAAATGTTTATTTAGAATATGATAAAGAAAAAACTGATAGGTATGGTCGTACTTTGGCGTACGTATGGTTAAAAAATGGAGATATGTTTAACGAATCGCTGGTGAAAAAAGGTCTAGCCAGAGAAAAGTATTTTTCTCCAAACGGAAAATATAGGGATACCTTCGTAAACGCTCAAGAAGAGGCAAAAAAGAGAAAATTAAATATTTGGAGCTAG
- a CDS encoding membrane protein — MDTSNENKITIIAVIVAIIVGVVLQIVFKLPLIVSLVGSVFLGMFVGFIVYLIQSFRRKKKN, encoded by the coding sequence ATGGATACATCTAATGAAAATAAAATAACAATCATTGCCGTTATAGTAGCAATAATTGTTGGTGTCGTACTACAAATTGTCTTTAAACTACCCTTAATCGTGAGTTTAGTGGGGTCAGTATTTTTAGGTATGTTCGTTGGTTTTATCGTCTACCTAATTCAATCATTTCGTCGTAAAAAAAAGAATTAA
- a CDS encoding response regulator transcription factor, protein MISLVITEDQLMLRKAMVQLIEMHEEMNVIKDFENGVEALEFIENNEPNVAILDIEIPGLTGLEILSYVRKKQLNTRIIIVTTFKRPGYFEKAVANDVDAYVLKERSIDDLIKTIYKVTKGEKEYSPSLMTSLFTESNPLTHKEQVVLREIGNGLSSKEIASKLYLSNGTVRNYTSTIIDKMNSDHRFEAWKKANEKGWI, encoded by the coding sequence ATGATATCGCTTGTTATAACTGAGGATCAATTGATGTTAAGAAAAGCTATGGTACAACTGATAGAAATGCATGAAGAAATGAATGTAATAAAAGATTTTGAAAATGGTGTAGAGGCACTCGAATTTATTGAAAATAATGAACCCAATGTAGCCATTTTAGATATTGAAATTCCGGGTTTAACAGGCTTGGAAATCTTATCTTATGTAAGAAAAAAACAACTCAATACAAGAATAATCATAGTGACTACATTTAAACGTCCAGGTTATTTTGAAAAAGCCGTAGCAAATGATGTTGATGCTTATGTACTAAAAGAGCGTTCAATTGATGATTTAATTAAAACTATTTATAAAGTGACAAAGGGTGAGAAGGAATATAGCCCTTCGCTCATGACATCATTGTTTACTGAATCGAATCCATTAACTCATAAAGAACAAGTTGTTTTAAGAGAAATAGGCAATGGGTTAAGTAGCAAAGAGATTGCTAGCAAATTGTATTTATCGAACGGGACTGTGCGTAACTATACGAGTACTATTATAGACAAAATGAATTCAGATCATCGTTTTGAGGCATGGAAAAAAGCAAATGAAAAGGGGTGGATTTAA
- a CDS encoding sensor histidine kinase, whose amino-acid sequence MESRSWGVRIGELSTLIYLIFPILAIFVDKRGNFLTYLIVCTIFIISYVTMIIFYKYLSDSILYSLLVIHYLGIFYFVYSVNPMNSLFFFYSAFALPFIFNVRVVSKEFITFLIAMISCLILTYIFNPTFVVPLSAFYLVILIVAVGNFKNRDERIMKAKLEEKNKYINVLIAQQERNRISQDLHDTLGHVFASLTLKSELAVKLIDTNPKEAKNEMQAINQLSTEALNKVRLIIDDLKIQSFEDEISSLEHLLQNANLHFKFNNKSAAKSLNPAKQSILSMIFREAINNVIKHAHATEVIGELKVHEHQIILKIKDNGVGIENEDASNLKSIKERVDYLNGKLIVQSNNGTLIIVEIPRGDLL is encoded by the coding sequence ATGGAATCAAGAAGTTGGGGAGTGAGAATAGGGGAATTAAGTACTTTAATATATTTAATATTTCCGATTTTAGCTATATTTGTTGACAAACGTGGTAATTTCTTAACTTATTTAATTGTTTGTACTATTTTTATAATCAGCTATGTGACGATGATTATATTTTATAAATACCTTAGTGATAGTATTTTATATTCATTACTGGTTATTCATTATTTAGGAATCTTTTATTTTGTCTATAGTGTCAATCCTATGAATAGTTTGTTTTTCTTCTATAGTGCTTTCGCCTTACCTTTTATTTTTAATGTTCGTGTTGTATCAAAAGAATTTATAACCTTTTTAATAGCTATGATAAGTTGTTTAATACTAACTTATATATTTAATCCAACATTTGTGGTTCCATTAAGTGCATTTTATTTGGTTATATTAATTGTTGCTGTAGGTAATTTTAAAAATAGAGACGAACGAATTATGAAAGCTAAACTTGAAGAAAAGAATAAGTATATTAATGTACTAATAGCTCAACAAGAGCGTAATAGAATAAGTCAAGATCTTCATGATACATTAGGACATGTATTTGCTAGTCTTACTTTGAAGTCTGAATTAGCTGTTAAACTCATAGATACTAATCCTAAAGAAGCAAAAAATGAAATGCAGGCAATAAATCAACTTTCAACAGAAGCCTTAAATAAAGTCAGACTCATTATTGATGATTTGAAGATACAATCTTTTGAAGATGAAATTTCATCATTGGAACACTTATTGCAAAATGCTAATCTACATTTTAAATTTAACAATAAAAGTGCGGCTAAATCATTAAATCCAGCGAAACAATCAATATTATCTATGATTTTTAGAGAAGCAATTAATAATGTTATTAAACATGCGCATGCGACTGAAGTAATAGGTGAATTGAAGGTACATGAGCATCAAATCATTTTAAAAATTAAAGATAATGGTGTGGGAATAGAAAATGAAGATGCTTCAAATTTGAAAAGTATTAAAGAACGTGTAGATTATTTAAATGGTAAATTAATTGTACAATCAAATAATGGAACACTTATTATTGTTGAAATACCTAGAGGTGATTTATTATGA
- a CDS encoding ABC transporter permease: MISTYFKIELKIIFRKKLYLVMSIFLPVVFYLLFTSILDMPEEAKLKFYKEYMYSMTVFSLMNFCLLSFPLDLIEERNQGWYKRLMVTPLSSFQYYLVKISKTMCQFLIAITIIFSVAHFYKDVHMTVFQWIFSALTLWIGVSLFLTLGLIIAQLNDIQKASSFANLLNITLAILGGLWFPVYTFPDWLQSISKHMPTYNLKLLAIDLAQNKGVNIEAFGYLVVYCIIFVSIALFMNKKGDVH, encoded by the coding sequence GTGATATCAACTTATTTTAAAATAGAATTAAAGATTATATTTAGAAAGAAATTGTATTTAGTTATGTCCATATTCCTACCTGTCGTGTTTTATTTATTATTTACTTCTATATTAGACATGCCAGAAGAAGCAAAACTTAAGTTTTATAAAGAGTATATGTACAGTATGACAGTATTTAGTTTAATGAACTTTTGTCTATTGTCATTTCCATTAGATTTGATTGAAGAGCGAAATCAAGGTTGGTATAAGCGGTTAATGGTGACCCCATTATCATCATTTCAATATTATTTAGTTAAAATTAGTAAGACAATGTGTCAGTTTTTAATAGCAATTACAATTATTTTTTCAGTAGCTCATTTTTACAAAGATGTTCACATGACTGTTTTTCAATGGATATTCTCTGCATTAACTTTATGGATTGGGGTTAGTTTATTTTTGACTTTAGGATTGATTATCGCTCAACTCAACGATATTCAAAAAGCAAGTAGTTTTGCCAATTTACTTAATATTACACTAGCTATATTAGGAGGTCTATGGTTTCCAGTATACACGTTTCCTGATTGGCTTCAGTCGATTTCTAAACACATGCCAACATATAATTTAAAGCTACTTGCTATAGATTTAGCGCAAAATAAAGGGGTGAATATAGAAGCGTTTGGCTATCTCGTGGTCTATTGTATAATCTTTGTGAGTATTGCTTTATTCATGAATAAGAAAGGAGATGTACACTAA
- a CDS encoding ABC transporter ATP-binding protein, whose translation MIELRHISKSFKEHKVLEDISIDIKNNCCTALIGKNGAGKSTLIDIIVGNNHYDSGQIADKSNLLNRHKMGILFQKTEFPKYIKVCELLHLYQSFYQTFISFHQFKEITQFSDRQMNQFACNLSGGQQRILDFALALVGKPELLILDEPTSAMDVEMRQHFWNVIDKLKMNNTTILYTSHYIEEVERMADQVMMLDKGKIQLDDSPENIKRNQSYSVIRIPCKYQELINQLKHKYEIELIKNRYEIKTTDVSDVLQLLKQYHVNFNKIEILKKSLLEVMFSNDLSKGGNYQ comes from the coding sequence ATGATTGAACTACGACATATATCTAAATCTTTCAAGGAACATAAAGTTTTAGAAGATATAAGTATTGATATAAAAAATAATTGTTGTACGGCATTAATAGGTAAAAATGGAGCAGGTAAGTCAACGTTAATTGATATTATCGTTGGAAATAATCACTATGATAGTGGTCAAATCGCTGATAAATCAAATTTGTTAAATAGACATAAGATGGGTATTCTTTTTCAAAAAACAGAGTTTCCTAAATACATAAAGGTTTGCGAATTATTACATTTATATCAATCCTTTTATCAAACGTTTATTTCTTTTCATCAGTTTAAAGAAATCACACAATTTAGTGACCGACAAATGAATCAGTTTGCATGTAATTTATCAGGTGGACAGCAGAGGATTTTAGATTTTGCTTTAGCATTGGTAGGTAAACCTGAACTGTTAATTTTAGATGAGCCTACGTCAGCTATGGATGTAGAAATGCGTCAACATTTTTGGAATGTTATAGATAAATTAAAAATGAATAACACTACGATACTATATACCTCTCATTACATTGAAGAAGTTGAAAGAATGGCAGATCAAGTAATGATGTTAGATAAAGGTAAAATACAATTAGATGATTCACCTGAAAATATAAAAAGGAATCAAAGTTATTCTGTAATTCGAATTCCTTGCAAATATCAAGAACTTATCAATCAACTGAAACATAAATACGAAATTGAATTAATAAAAAATAGATATGAAATAAAAACAACTGATGTGAGTGATGTTTTACAATTATTGAAACAATATCATGTCAATTTCAATAAGATTGAAATTCTTAAAAAATCTTTATTAGAAGTCATGTTTTCTAATGATTTGTCTAAAGGAGGGAATTACCAGTGA